The Chryseobacterium sp. G0186 genome includes the window GAAAACGGGACCTATGCAGACAGAAATGCTGAGATCACCCAATCCTATGTTACTTGGAATCATGGGCTAAGTGAAGTGGTGAATAGTCTGATTAAAAATGGACTTGAAATCAACAGCCTTGATGAATTTGATTACTCTCCATATAATTGTTTCAATAAAACCATTGAGTTTGAACCTAAAAAATACAGAATAGAGCATTTGGACAATAAAATTCCTATGGTCTATTCAATTACAGCAACCAAGAAAATCTAATTCATTTTTCAAAGCTTAAAGGCAAAAACTATTTTTTAGAAAAGCAAGTGTGGAAGAAATTTTAGATTTTCAGGAAGTAACGCGTAATTAATTTTCACGTGGATATAACAGATTTTGCAGATTTTAACAATCATCCTCAGTTTCAACAACTATCATAAAAAAAGAGAAGCAATATAGTATTGCTTCTCTCATTTAGTAGCGGGAACCGGACTCGAACCGATGACCTTCGGGTTATGAGCCCGACGAGCTACCTACTGCTCCATCCCGCGGTGTATTTTTAGAGTGCCTACCGAAGGCATTTAACTTAGTAGCGGGAACCGGACTCGAACCGATGACCTTCGGGTTATGAGCCCGACGAGCTACCTACTGCTCCATCCCGCGGTGTATTTTTAGAGTGCCTACCGAAGGCACTTACTTAGTAGCGGGAACCGGACTCGAACCGATGACCTTCGGGTTATGAGCCCGACGAGCTACCTACTGCTCCATCCCGCGGTGTATTTTTAGAGTGCCTACCGAAGGCACTTAACTTAGTAGCGGGAACCGGACTCGAACCGATGACCTTCGGGTTATGAGCCCGACGAGCTACCTACTGCTCCATCCCGCGGTGTATTTTTAGAGTGCCTACCGAAGGCACTTAACTTAGTAGCGGGAACCGGACTCGAACCGATGACCTTCGGGTTATGAGCCCGACGAGCTACCTACTGCTCCATCCCGCGGTGTATTTTTAGAGTGCCTACCGAAGACACTTACTTAGTAGCGGGAACCGGACTCGAACCGATGACCTTCGGGTTATGAGCCCGACGAGCTACCTACTGCTCCATCCCGCGATATTGGATTGCAAAGGTACAAATATTTTTTACAAATCCTAATTTTTCTTTTAAATAAAGGACTTTTATAAAAACTATTTTATTATTTGTATCTTTGTTTTATGGCAAAAATATTGAAAATTTACCCAGACAATCCACAGGAAAATCTTGTGAATGAAGTTATTAAAACTTTAAATAATGGTGGACTTATTATCTATCCTTCAGATACAATTTATGCCCTTGGCTGTAATATTTTTGATATAAAAGCCATGGAAAAACTGGCTCAACTGAAAAAAATGAAACTGGAAAAGTCAAAATTCTCTATCATTTGTAATGATTTAAGCCATCTTTCCGACTTTACAAGACCTGTTGACACTTCTGTTTTCAGATTTCTGAAAAGTCATCTTCCGGGCCCATTTACATTTATTCTTGAGGCTAACAAAAGCTTGCCCTTAGCTTATAAAGGACACAAAACAATTGGTATCCGTGTACCGGATCATCCAATCCCACAGCTTATTGTTGAAAAACTAGGCCATCCTATTGCATCAACGTCTATCCATGATGATGATGAAATTATTGAATATTCTACAGATCCTGAATTGATTGCGGAGAAATATGACCACCTTGTAGATATTGTCATAGATTCCGGGTATGGAGATAATGTAGCTTCAACTATTGTGGATCTTACCTCTGGTGAGCCGGAAATTATCCGTCAGGGAAAAGGGATTATTTAATATAATGTTTAGGGTGACTGGATTATGGGGATTAATGGGAAATATTCGATAGGAATTTTACTCACTTTTGTTCTTTTGGCCGGTATAATGCTTTATATTTTCCCTATTATCAGTATGATTACAGGAATAAAGAGCATTACCGCAGATAGTTTTTTTCTAAGCCGGCTTGCGATATGGGCAGTTTTGCTCGTTATATTTCTATATAGTTGCTTTATTGAAAAAGGCCCTTTTTTGCTAAAAAGTGAAAAGAAATATTCCATTGCATTCTATATAAAAGCTGTTATCTGCTTATATTTGGTTTGTGCCATTGGAGGAGCTTTTATAAATGTATTGATTCAGTTTTTATTGCAGGAAAAATTCAGCAACAAGCTTCTTCAGCTCACTTCAATTTTTAAGAATAATTATTTTTTAATTATTTTTACATGCCTTACAGCCGGTATTGTAGAAGAATTTCTGATGCGAGGATATCTACAGCCCCGAATTGAGAAAATATACAAGAGTTCTCTTCTGGGAGTTATTATTTCTGCATTACTGTTTGGAATTCTCCACAGCACCTACGGAACAATAGGTCAGGTTGTCGTACCTTTCTTTATTGGAGCCATTTTTGCTTTATTTTATAAACAATATTCCAATATTAAAATTCTGATCATCTGCCATTTTATGTTTGATATGGTATCACTGATGATCATGAACTTTATGGATTTTAAACACTTATCTGTATTTTAACACTATGAAAATTATAACATCTCCAGCAAAATTAATGAATGTAGAGTATTCAACGGATCTGTTGAAGTCTACTACACCGAGATTCATTGAAGATGCAGCATTTATACAATCTTATTTAAAAGAGAAATCTCCAAAATATCTTTCTGAACTGATGGAGATATCGCCTAAACTGGCTGATGAAAACTGGGAAAGAAATCAAAGATGGAAATCCAAACCTACCCCAAAGGAGTCGGCACCTGCCATGTTTGCTTTTACGGGTGAAGTCTACAGAGGATTGGATGCAAAAACTCTAGACAAAGCTGCCGTTGATTATCTGCAAAAGAACTACAGAATGCTTTCCGGACTTTATGGCTTGCTAAGACCATCGGATAAAGTAATGTTATACCGACTGGAAATGGGACGCCACTTTGAGTTTGAACAATACAAAAATCTATATGA containing:
- the yaaA gene encoding peroxide stress protein YaaA, with protein sequence MKIITSPAKLMNVEYSTDLLKSTTPRFIEDAAFIQSYLKEKSPKYLSELMEISPKLADENWERNQRWKSKPTPKESAPAMFAFTGEVYRGLDAKTLDKAAVDYLQKNYRMLSGLYGLLRPSDKVMLYRLEMGRHFEFEQYKNLYEFWREKITEQLNSEMKKGEVLLHLASNEYGKVIDRKKLNHKVIDFDFYELKDGKLKTIVVYTKHARGLVVRFCAETNAKTLNDVKAFNYEGYRINEEKSTDTKLVFTR
- a CDS encoding CPBP family intramembrane glutamic endopeptidase, whose translation is MLKSEKKYSIAFYIKAVICLYLVCAIGGAFINVLIQFLLQEKFSNKLLQLTSIFKNNYFLIIFTCLTAGIVEEFLMRGYLQPRIEKIYKSSLLGVIISALLFGILHSTYGTIGQVVVPFFIGAIFALFYKQYSNIKILIICHFMFDMVSLMIMNFMDFKHLSVF
- a CDS encoding L-threonylcarbamoyladenylate synthase; the encoded protein is MAKILKIYPDNPQENLVNEVIKTLNNGGLIIYPSDTIYALGCNIFDIKAMEKLAQLKKMKLEKSKFSIICNDLSHLSDFTRPVDTSVFRFLKSHLPGPFTFILEANKSLPLAYKGHKTIGIRVPDHPIPQLIVEKLGHPIASTSIHDDDEIIEYSTDPELIAEKYDHLVDIVIDSGYGDNVASTIVDLTSGEPEIIRQGKGII